From the genome of Crocosphaera sp. UHCC 0190:
AAATCTTCAGCAGAAGGGAAACAATGGTTCGGATTGTAGTTTAATAGCATCTTATCTTAACTTACTTATGAATATTTCAGGGGCAATGGTTATTTATGGATTGAACAGTGTTAAATCCATAAATAAATTAACTGTTGGGACATAATATTATTATGTCCCAATTCCTGACAAAGATTAATAATATTGACCCGTAAAAACAGCTTCTGCGGGGCCAGTCATATAGAGTCTTCCGTCAACCTCTGACCATTCAATGGTGAGACATCCCCCAGGTAACTCAACGGTACAAAGGCGATCGCAATTTCCGGTTAAAACCCCTGCAACCACAGATGCACAGGCCCCCGTACCACAAGCGAGGGTAATCCCGGCCCCCCGTTCCCAAACCCGCATTTTCAGATAATCAGGACGAACTACCTCAATAAACTCCGTATTTGTCCGTTCAGGAAACACAGGATGATGCTCAAACTTGGGGCCAATATTTTCTAAAGCAATACTAGCAACATTATCCACAAAGGTAATACAGTGAGGGTTTCCCATACTCACACAGGTAACTAACCAAGACTTTCCGGCCACGTCTAAGGGTTGATTAACCACCTTATCATCAGGACTTCCCAGGGTGGTAGGAATTTCTTTGGCCAACAGATAGGGGGTTCCCATATCCACTTTAACCTGTCCCTGAGCTTGTATTTCAGGGATCATGATACCCGCTAAAGTTTGAATGCGATAGGACTTTCCGATGAGTTCTTGACCTTCTAATTGAGCCAAAAAACGGGCTAAACAGCGAATTCCGTTACCACACATTTGCGGTTCCGACCCATCAGA
Proteins encoded in this window:
- the dapF gene encoding diaminopimelate epimerase: MEFTKYQGLGNDFILIDNRASSTPLISPEQAIKMCDRHFGIGADGVIFALPGDQNSDYTMRIFNSDGSEPQMCGNGIRCLARFLAQLEGQELIGKSYRIQTLAGIMIPEIQAQGQVKVDMGTPYLLAKEIPTTLGSPDDKVVNQPLDVAGKSWLVTCVSMGNPHCITFVDNVASIALENIGPKFEHHPVFPERTNTEFIEVVRPDYLKMRVWERGAGITLACGTGACASVVAGVLTGNCDRLCTVELPGGCLTIEWSEVDGRLYMTGPAEAVFTGQYY